In Thermoanaerobacterales bacterium, one DNA window encodes the following:
- the mutL gene encoding DNA mismatch repair endonuclease MutL, with protein MGRITVLDPATVNQIAAGEVVERPAAVVKELLENALDAGARKIHVEVAGGGLDRIAVTDDGCGMDPDDAVLAFERHATSKIRQAGDLAAVNTLGFRGEALPSIAAVARVTLRTRTRDAPGGVELRLEGGRLLGTSPVGVPAGTTVVVEDLFFNTPARHKFLRSPSFEGGLCTEAVGRLALARPEVAFTLRANDRQVFATPGRGNLKETIAAVLGPATAREMVPVTWDGEGITLDGFAGRPALTRSSRRQQTLIINGRYVKSFIVAGAIDGAYRDFVPAGRHPVVVLHLNIDPAAVDVNVHPAKLEVKVADQAALVRLVLAALRAALGGAAPGRTAADVEAEEPPGRPGPPAAGGWAGGGLPPAGGRFRQAAPELGAAAEALAFYAPAAPSLLRYLGWFFPTYILAQGPDGLYIIDQHAAHERVLYEEFMDRLSARGGASQMLAAPVSLELGPRETAVAEEYGGILEKLGFIVDSFGGGTAVLRGVPAAGWRGEDAGGAAELFRDVLERLGESGVSDPVAAHGLLAASLACHRAVRGGSALDPAEAQRLLDRLEAAREPAVCPHGRPTYFKITAAELARRFQRA; from the coding sequence ATGGGACGGATCACTGTGCTTGACCCGGCCACCGTGAACCAGATCGCCGCCGGCGAAGTCGTCGAGAGGCCGGCGGCGGTGGTCAAGGAACTGCTCGAGAACGCCCTGGACGCCGGAGCGCGGAAGATCCACGTCGAGGTGGCCGGCGGGGGGCTGGATCGTATCGCGGTCACGGACGACGGGTGCGGGATGGACCCGGATGACGCCGTTCTGGCCTTCGAGCGGCACGCCACCAGCAAGATCCGGCAGGCCGGCGACCTGGCGGCGGTCAATACGCTGGGTTTCCGGGGCGAGGCGTTGCCGAGCATCGCCGCCGTGGCGCGGGTCACCCTCCGCACCCGTACGAGGGATGCCCCGGGCGGCGTTGAGCTTCGCCTGGAAGGCGGTCGTCTCCTCGGCACATCTCCGGTCGGGGTGCCGGCGGGGACGACGGTGGTGGTCGAGGACCTGTTCTTCAACACGCCGGCGCGCCACAAGTTCTTGCGCTCTCCTTCATTCGAGGGGGGGCTGTGCACCGAGGCGGTGGGGCGCCTCGCCCTGGCCAGGCCGGAGGTGGCGTTTACCCTGCGGGCCAATGACCGGCAGGTCTTTGCCACCCCCGGACGGGGAAATCTAAAGGAGACGATTGCCGCCGTCCTAGGCCCGGCCACGGCGCGGGAGATGGTCCCGGTGACCTGGGATGGGGAAGGGATCACCCTCGACGGCTTCGCCGGACGCCCGGCCCTGACACGCAGCTCGCGCCGGCAGCAGACCCTGATTATTAACGGCCGTTACGTCAAGAGTTTCATCGTGGCGGGGGCGATCGACGGGGCTTACCGCGACTTTGTGCCCGCGGGACGCCACCCGGTGGTCGTGCTTCACCTGAATATCGACCCGGCGGCGGTGGACGTCAACGTTCACCCGGCCAAGCTGGAGGTCAAGGTCGCCGACCAGGCGGCCCTGGTACGCCTGGTGCTGGCGGCGCTGCGGGCGGCGCTGGGCGGGGCCGCGCCGGGAAGGACGGCGGCGGACGTTGAGGCGGAGGAGCCTCCGGGACGGCCCGGTCCGCCGGCCGCGGGCGGTTGGGCGGGGGGCGGCTTGCCGCCGGCGGGCGGAAGGTTTCGGCAGGCTGCGCCTGAACTCGGCGCCGCGGCCGAAGCTTTGGCCTTCTACGCTCCTGCCGCCCCGTCCCTCTTAAGGTATCTCGGCTGGTTCTTCCCGACCTACATCCTGGCGCAGGGGCCGGACGGCCTTTATATCATCGACCAGCACGCCGCCCACGAGCGCGTGCTCTACGAGGAGTTCATGGACCGCCTGTCCGCCCGGGGCGGGGCAAGCCAGATGCTGGCCGCGCCCGTTTCCCTGGAACTCGGGCCGCGCGAGACGGCGGTCGCGGAGGAGTATGGCGGGATCCTCGAAAAGCTCGGTTTTATCGTCGACTCCTTCGGCGGGGGGACGGCCGTCCTGCGCGGCGTACCGGCGGCCGGATGGCGGGGGGAAGACGCCGGCGGCGCGGCGGAACTGTTCCGGGATGTTCTGGAAAGGCTGGGCGAGAGCGGCGTTTCCGACCCGGTGGCGGCCCACGGCCTGCTGGCGGCAAGCCTGGCATGCCACCGGGCGGTCCGCGGCGGGTCGGCCCTCGACCCGGCGGAGGCACAGCGCCTCCTGGACCGCCTGGAAGCGGCGCGGGAACCGGCGGTCTGCCCCCACGGGCGGCCGACGTACTTCAAGATCACTGCGGCGGAGTTGGCCCGGCGCTTCCAGCGAGCATAA
- a CDS encoding class I SAM-dependent methyltransferase, with protein sequence MPKVIVTTGLRSGPDRRALAAGLSRELECPFILRDGRSLAQLQGESGAEAVVVVGGRRVSLFYAGRELFFHPGMAKLRIKELRAGKTDQMVKAMDLRPGHRVLDCTLGLAADALVASYVVGPRGLVLGLEASRPLAVIVRHGLATYGGKREAPDLLAAMRRIGVAHADHREFLARTPAGAYDVVYFDPMFRHPVYRSSAMEPLRPLAETAPLDTAAITEAKRVAARRVVVKERRDGPEFARLGLTRVESGRYSPVAFGILERGRDY encoded by the coding sequence TTGCCCAAAGTCATCGTCACCACCGGGCTGCGCAGCGGCCCGGACCGCCGGGCCCTGGCCGCCGGCCTCAGCCGGGAACTGGAATGCCCCTTCATACTGCGCGACGGCCGTTCCCTTGCCCAGTTGCAGGGTGAGAGCGGAGCCGAGGCCGTGGTTGTCGTGGGCGGGCGCAGGGTCTCTCTTTTTTATGCCGGGAGGGAGCTTTTCTTCCACCCGGGGATGGCCAAGCTGCGCATAAAGGAGTTGCGCGCTGGGAAAACTGACCAAATGGTGAAAGCCATGGACCTTCGGCCGGGGCACCGGGTACTGGATTGCACCCTGGGCCTGGCGGCCGACGCTCTGGTGGCCAGTTACGTGGTCGGGCCGCGCGGGCTGGTGCTCGGGCTGGAAGCCTCCCGGCCGTTGGCCGTGATCGTGCGCCACGGGCTGGCGACCTACGGCGGGAAGAGGGAAGCGCCAGACCTGCTGGCCGCCATGCGGAGAATCGGGGTGGCGCACGCCGATCACCGGGAGTTCCTGGCCCGCACTCCGGCGGGAGCCTATGACGTCGTCTACTTCGACCCGATGTTCCGCCACCCGGTGTACCGCTCCAGCGCGATGGAACCCCTGCGGCCCCTGGCCGAAACGGCCCCGCTTGACACGGCGGCCATAACCGAGGCGAAGCGCGTGGCGGCCCGCCGCGTGGTCGTCAAGGAGCGGCGGGATGGCCCCGAGTTTGCCCGCCTGGGCCTGACGCGGGTGGAGAGCGGGCGTTATTCCCCGGTGGCCTTTGGGATCCTGGAGCGGGGGAGGGACTACTGA